A window of Acinonyx jubatus isolate Ajub_Pintada_27869175 chromosome E4, VMU_Ajub_asm_v1.0, whole genome shotgun sequence contains these coding sequences:
- the PFDN2 gene encoding prefoldin subunit 2, giving the protein MAESSGRAGKSSGSGAGKGAVSAEQVIAGFNRLRQEQRGLASKAAELEMELNEHSLVIDTLKEVDEARKCYRMVGGVLVERTVKEVLPALESNKEQIQKIIETLTQQLQAKGRELNEFREKHNIRLMGEDDKPATKENSEGAGAKSTSAGVLVS; this is encoded by the exons ATGGCGGAGAGCAGCGGTCGCGCCGGCAAGAGCAGCGGCAGCGGCGCGGGGAAAGGGGCGGTGTCGGCAGAGCAG GTTATTGCTGGCTTCAACCGCCTTCGACAGGAACAGCGGGGTCTGGCATCCAAGGCAGCCGAGCTAGAGATGGAGTTGAATGAGCACAG cctggtGATAGACACCCTGAAGGAGGTGGATGAAGCCCGCAAGTGCTACCGCATGGTTGGAGGCGTGCTGGTGGAGCGGACGGTCAAGGAGGTGTTGCCGGCCCTGGAGAGCAACAAGGAGCAG ATACAGAAGATCATTGAGACACTTACACAGCAGCttcaggcaaagggaagagaattaaatgagttccGGGAAAAGCACAACATTCGTCTCATGGGGGAAGATGACAAGCCAGCCACCAAGGAAAACTCCGAAGGGGCTGGGGCCAAGTCCACCTCAGCCGGAGTGTTGGTCTCCTAG
- the DEDD gene encoding death effector domain-containing protein, translating to MAGLKRRAGQVWPEERGEQEHGLYSLHRMFDIVGAHLTHRDVRVLSFLFVDVIDDHERGLIRNGRDFLLALERQGRCDESNFRQVLQLLRIITRHDLLPYVTLKRRRAVCPDLVDKYLEETSIRYVTPRALSDPEPRPPQSPKTVPPHYPVVCCPTSGPQMCSKRPARGRATLGSQRKRRKSVTPDPKEKQTCDIRLRVRAEYCQHETALQGNVFSNKQDPLERQFERFNQANTILKSRDLGSIICDIKFSELTYLDAFWRDYINGSLLEALKGVFITDSLKQAVGHEAIKLLVNVDEEDYELGRQKLLRNLMLQALP from the exons ATGGCGGGCCTGAAGCGGCGGGCTGGCCAGGTGTGGCCCGAAGAACGCGGCGAGCAGGAGCACGGGCTCTATAGCCTGCACCGCATGTTTGACATCGTGGGCGCCCACCTGACACACAGGGACGTGCGcgtcctttccttcctctttgtcgATGTCATCGATGACCACGAGCGTGGCCTCATCCGAAACGGACGTGACTTCTTGCTGGCCTTGGAGCGCCAGGGCCGCTGTGATGAGAGTAACTTCCGCCAGGTGCTGCAGCTGCTGCGTATCATCACTCGCCACGACCTGCTGCCCTACGTCACCCTCAAGAGGAGACGGGCCG TGTGCCCCGATCTTGTAGACAAGTATCTGGAGGAGACGTCAATTCGCTACGTGACCCCCAGAGCCCTCAGCGATCCAGAACCGAGGCCTCCCCAATCCCCTAAAACAG TGCCTCCCCACTATCCTGTGGTGTGCTGCCCCACTTCGGGCCCTCAGATGTGTAGCAAGCGGCCAGCTCGAGGGAGAGCCACACTCGGGAGCCAGCGAAAACGCCGGAAGTCAGTAACACCAGACCCCAAGGAAAAGCAGACATGTG ACATCAGACTGCGGGTTCGGGCCGAATACTGCCAGCACGAGACCGCCCTGCAAGGCAACGTGTTCTCGAACAAGCAGGACCCACTGGAGCGGCAGTTTGAGCGCTTCAACCAGGCCAACACCATCCTCAAGTCCCGGGACCTGGGCTCCATCATCTGTGACATCAAGTTCTCCGAGCTCACCTACCTCGACGCCTTCTGGCGCGACTACATCAACGGCTCGCTACTAGAGGCGCTCAAAGGTGTCTTTATCACAGACTCCCTCAAGCAGGCTGTGGGCCACGAAGCCATCAAGCTGCTGGTGAATGTGGACGAGGAGGACTACGAGCTGGGCCGGCAGAAACTCCTGAGGAACTTGATGCTGCAGGCACTGCCCTGA
- the NIT1 gene encoding deaminated glutathione amidase isoform X1 → MVLAVSSCRTYRLPRRPRLGFIIRPPHQLLSLLLCPGLRIPRPSVLCAQPRPRAMAIFSSSWELPLVAVCQVTSTPDKQQNFKTCAELVREAARLGACLAFLPEAFDFVARDPAETLRLSEPLGGNLLGEYTQLARECGLWLSLGGFHERGQDWEQTQKIYNCHVLLDNKGSVVATYRKTHLCDVEIPGQGPMRESNSTIPGPSLESPVSTPAGKIGLAICYDMRFPELSLALAQAGAEILTYPSAFGSVTGPAHWEVLLRARAIETQCYVVAAAQCGRHHEKRASYGHSMVVDPWGTVVARCSEGPGLCLARIDLSYLRQLRQQLPVFQHRRPDLYGSLGHPRS, encoded by the exons ATGGTTTTGGCTGTGTCTTCATGTAGGACCTACCGTCTGCCCCGCCGGCCGCG GCTGGGCTTCATCATCAGGCCTCCTCACCAGCTCCTGTCCCTTCTTTTGTGTCCTGGACTCCGGATCCCTCGACCGTCAGTACTTTGTGCACAGCCCAG GCCCAGAGCCATGGccatcttctcttcttcctgggaaCTACCGCTGGTGGCTGTGTGCCAGGTAACCTCAACCCCAGACAAGCAGCAGAACTTTAAAACATGCGCAGAGCTTGTTCGAGAGGCTGCCAGACTGGGTGCTTGCCTGGCTTTCCTGCCGGAGGCATTTGACTTCGTGGCGAGGGACCCTGCAGAGACGCTCCGCCTGTCTGAGCCACTGGGTGGGAACCTTTTAGGAGAATATACCCAGCTTGCCAG ggaaTGTGGACTCTGGCTGTCCTTGGGTGGTTTCCACGAGCGAGGCCAGGACTGGGAACAGACTCAGAAAATCTACAATTGTCATGTGCTTCTGGACAACAAGG GGTCAGTAGTGGCCACTTACAGGAAGACCCATCTGTGTGACGTGGAGATTCCAGGGCAGGGGCCTATGCGTGAGAGCAACTCTACCATTCCGGGGCCCAGTCTTGAGTCTCCTGTCAGCACACCAGCAGGCAAG ATTGGTCTAGCGATCTGCTACGATATGCGCTTTCCTGAACTCTCTCTGGCATTGGCTCAGGCTGGAGCAGAAATACTTACCTACCCATCAGCTTTCGGATCTGTTACGGGCCCAGCCCACTGGGAG GTGTTGCTACGGGCCCGTGCCATTGAAACCCAGTGCTACGTCGTGGCAGCAGCACAGTGTGGACGCCACCACGAGAAGAGAGCAAGTTACGGCCACAGCATGGTGGTGGATCCCTGGGGGACAGTGGTGGCCCGCTGCTCTGAAGGACCAGGCCTCTGCCTTGCCCGAATCGACCTCAGTTATCTGCGACAGCTGCGCCAACAGCTGCCTGTGTTCCAGCACCGCAGGCCTGACCTCTACGGCAGTCTGGGCCACCCACGGTCTTAA
- the NIT1 gene encoding deaminated glutathione amidase isoform X2: MLGFIIRPPHQLLSLLLCPGLRIPRPSVLCAQPRPRAMAIFSSSWELPLVAVCQVTSTPDKQQNFKTCAELVREAARLGACLAFLPEAFDFVARDPAETLRLSEPLGGNLLGEYTQLARECGLWLSLGGFHERGQDWEQTQKIYNCHVLLDNKGSVVATYRKTHLCDVEIPGQGPMRESNSTIPGPSLESPVSTPAGKIGLAICYDMRFPELSLALAQAGAEILTYPSAFGSVTGPAHWEVLLRARAIETQCYVVAAAQCGRHHEKRASYGHSMVVDPWGTVVARCSEGPGLCLARIDLSYLRQLRQQLPVFQHRRPDLYGSLGHPRS, encoded by the exons AT GCTGGGCTTCATCATCAGGCCTCCTCACCAGCTCCTGTCCCTTCTTTTGTGTCCTGGACTCCGGATCCCTCGACCGTCAGTACTTTGTGCACAGCCCAG GCCCAGAGCCATGGccatcttctcttcttcctgggaaCTACCGCTGGTGGCTGTGTGCCAGGTAACCTCAACCCCAGACAAGCAGCAGAACTTTAAAACATGCGCAGAGCTTGTTCGAGAGGCTGCCAGACTGGGTGCTTGCCTGGCTTTCCTGCCGGAGGCATTTGACTTCGTGGCGAGGGACCCTGCAGAGACGCTCCGCCTGTCTGAGCCACTGGGTGGGAACCTTTTAGGAGAATATACCCAGCTTGCCAG ggaaTGTGGACTCTGGCTGTCCTTGGGTGGTTTCCACGAGCGAGGCCAGGACTGGGAACAGACTCAGAAAATCTACAATTGTCATGTGCTTCTGGACAACAAGG GGTCAGTAGTGGCCACTTACAGGAAGACCCATCTGTGTGACGTGGAGATTCCAGGGCAGGGGCCTATGCGTGAGAGCAACTCTACCATTCCGGGGCCCAGTCTTGAGTCTCCTGTCAGCACACCAGCAGGCAAG ATTGGTCTAGCGATCTGCTACGATATGCGCTTTCCTGAACTCTCTCTGGCATTGGCTCAGGCTGGAGCAGAAATACTTACCTACCCATCAGCTTTCGGATCTGTTACGGGCCCAGCCCACTGGGAG GTGTTGCTACGGGCCCGTGCCATTGAAACCCAGTGCTACGTCGTGGCAGCAGCACAGTGTGGACGCCACCACGAGAAGAGAGCAAGTTACGGCCACAGCATGGTGGTGGATCCCTGGGGGACAGTGGTGGCCCGCTGCTCTGAAGGACCAGGCCTCTGCCTTGCCCGAATCGACCTCAGTTATCTGCGACAGCTGCGCCAACAGCTGCCTGTGTTCCAGCACCGCAGGCCTGACCTCTACGGCAGTCTGGGCCACCCACGGTCTTAA
- the NIT1 gene encoding deaminated glutathione amidase isoform X4 has translation MEMTFEVRIGLAEENGFSLRPRAMAIFSSSWELPLVAVCQVTSTPDKQQNFKTCAELVREAARLGACLAFLPEAFDFVARDPAETLRLSEPLGGNLLGEYTQLARECGLWLSLGGFHERGQDWEQTQKIYNCHVLLDNKGSVVATYRKTHLCDVEIPGQGPMRESNSTIPGPSLESPVSTPAGKIGLAICYDMRFPELSLALAQAGAEILTYPSAFGSVTGPAHWEVLLRARAIETQCYVVAAAQCGRHHEKRASYGHSMVVDPWGTVVARCSEGPGLCLARIDLSYLRQLRQQLPVFQHRRPDLYGSLGHPRS, from the exons ATGGAGATGACTTTTGAAGTGCGGATAGGTTTGGCTGAGGAAAATGGCTTCAGTTTA AGGCCCAGAGCCATGGccatcttctcttcttcctgggaaCTACCGCTGGTGGCTGTGTGCCAGGTAACCTCAACCCCAGACAAGCAGCAGAACTTTAAAACATGCGCAGAGCTTGTTCGAGAGGCTGCCAGACTGGGTGCTTGCCTGGCTTTCCTGCCGGAGGCATTTGACTTCGTGGCGAGGGACCCTGCAGAGACGCTCCGCCTGTCTGAGCCACTGGGTGGGAACCTTTTAGGAGAATATACCCAGCTTGCCAG ggaaTGTGGACTCTGGCTGTCCTTGGGTGGTTTCCACGAGCGAGGCCAGGACTGGGAACAGACTCAGAAAATCTACAATTGTCATGTGCTTCTGGACAACAAGG GGTCAGTAGTGGCCACTTACAGGAAGACCCATCTGTGTGACGTGGAGATTCCAGGGCAGGGGCCTATGCGTGAGAGCAACTCTACCATTCCGGGGCCCAGTCTTGAGTCTCCTGTCAGCACACCAGCAGGCAAG ATTGGTCTAGCGATCTGCTACGATATGCGCTTTCCTGAACTCTCTCTGGCATTGGCTCAGGCTGGAGCAGAAATACTTACCTACCCATCAGCTTTCGGATCTGTTACGGGCCCAGCCCACTGGGAG GTGTTGCTACGGGCCCGTGCCATTGAAACCCAGTGCTACGTCGTGGCAGCAGCACAGTGTGGACGCCACCACGAGAAGAGAGCAAGTTACGGCCACAGCATGGTGGTGGATCCCTGGGGGACAGTGGTGGCCCGCTGCTCTGAAGGACCAGGCCTCTGCCTTGCCCGAATCGACCTCAGTTATCTGCGACAGCTGCGCCAACAGCTGCCTGTGTTCCAGCACCGCAGGCCTGACCTCTACGGCAGTCTGGGCCACCCACGGTCTTAA
- the NIT1 gene encoding deaminated glutathione amidase isoform X3, whose product MAIFSSSWELPLVAVCQVTSTPDKQQNFKTCAELVREAARLGACLAFLPEAFDFVARDPAETLRLSEPLGGNLLGEYTQLARECGLWLSLGGFHERGQDWEQTQKIYNCHVLLDNKGSVVATYRKTHLCDVEIPGQGPMRESNSTIPGPSLESPVSTPAGKIGLAICYDMRFPELSLALAQAGAEILTYPSAFGSVTGPAHWEVLLRARAIETQCYVVAAAQCGRHHEKRASYGHSMVVDPWGTVVARCSEGPGLCLARIDLSYLRQLRQQLPVFQHRRPDLYGSLGHPRS is encoded by the exons ATGGccatcttctcttcttcctgggaaCTACCGCTGGTGGCTGTGTGCCAGGTAACCTCAACCCCAGACAAGCAGCAGAACTTTAAAACATGCGCAGAGCTTGTTCGAGAGGCTGCCAGACTGGGTGCTTGCCTGGCTTTCCTGCCGGAGGCATTTGACTTCGTGGCGAGGGACCCTGCAGAGACGCTCCGCCTGTCTGAGCCACTGGGTGGGAACCTTTTAGGAGAATATACCCAGCTTGCCAG ggaaTGTGGACTCTGGCTGTCCTTGGGTGGTTTCCACGAGCGAGGCCAGGACTGGGAACAGACTCAGAAAATCTACAATTGTCATGTGCTTCTGGACAACAAGG GGTCAGTAGTGGCCACTTACAGGAAGACCCATCTGTGTGACGTGGAGATTCCAGGGCAGGGGCCTATGCGTGAGAGCAACTCTACCATTCCGGGGCCCAGTCTTGAGTCTCCTGTCAGCACACCAGCAGGCAAG ATTGGTCTAGCGATCTGCTACGATATGCGCTTTCCTGAACTCTCTCTGGCATTGGCTCAGGCTGGAGCAGAAATACTTACCTACCCATCAGCTTTCGGATCTGTTACGGGCCCAGCCCACTGGGAG GTGTTGCTACGGGCCCGTGCCATTGAAACCCAGTGCTACGTCGTGGCAGCAGCACAGTGTGGACGCCACCACGAGAAGAGAGCAAGTTACGGCCACAGCATGGTGGTGGATCCCTGGGGGACAGTGGTGGCCCGCTGCTCTGAAGGACCAGGCCTCTGCCTTGCCCGAATCGACCTCAGTTATCTGCGACAGCTGCGCCAACAGCTGCCTGTGTTCCAGCACCGCAGGCCTGACCTCTACGGCAGTCTGGGCCACCCACGGTCTTAA